One Magnetococcales bacterium DNA window includes the following coding sequences:
- a CDS encoding 16S rRNA (uracil(1498)-N(3))-methyltransferase, giving the protein MMKPRLFIKANLENGLEIELDHEMRNYLVNTLRRERGTEVFLFNDQDDQLEWEATLVETHPRGRLLVHHSVHVSRESPLKVTLVSGLLKGEAMDWIIQKATELGVDTFIPLQTERTVARITENRWPAKERRWRKIVQEAAELSRRVRLMKIHPPVMLEQLSGLLPQGPRCLFWEEDQGPRLRLRSLPHPGTKIILMIGSEGGFSVEEVRRAEREMGFQLFSLGSRVIRAETAAIAVVAAAQILWGE; this is encoded by the coding sequence ATGATGAAACCACGTTTGTTCATCAAAGCCAATCTTGAAAATGGCCTGGAGATCGAGCTTGATCACGAAATGAGAAACTATCTGGTCAATACCCTGAGACGGGAGCGGGGGACGGAGGTTTTTCTTTTCAACGATCAGGATGATCAATTGGAATGGGAAGCCACCTTGGTGGAAACCCATCCCAGGGGACGATTGTTGGTTCATCATTCGGTGCATGTTTCACGTGAATCGCCTTTGAAGGTGACCCTGGTATCGGGATTGCTCAAGGGAGAGGCGATGGATTGGATCATCCAGAAGGCGACCGAACTGGGGGTTGACACCTTCATTCCATTGCAAACGGAAAGAACCGTCGCTCGAATCACGGAGAATCGCTGGCCGGCCAAGGAAAGACGCTGGCGCAAAATCGTGCAGGAAGCGGCGGAGCTGAGTCGTCGAGTGCGCTTGATGAAAATTCATCCACCTGTGATGTTGGAACAATTATCCGGATTGCTGCCACAAGGGCCGCGATGCCTGTTTTGGGAGGAAGATCAGGGACCAAGACTTCGTCTGCGCTCGTTGCCTCATCCTGGAACAAAGATTATCTTGATGATTGGTTCCGAAGGGGGATTTTCGGTCGAGGAAGTACGAAGGGCTGAACGGGAGATGGGGTTTCAATTGTTTTCGTTGGGTTCTCGTGTGATTCGCGCCGAGACGGCTGCCATTGCCGTCGTTGCCGCGGCACAAATCCTGTGGGGTGAATGA